One Urechidicola croceus genomic window, TATCAGATGAAGAAAATTTTATTACTTTCAGACACTCATAGCTACATAGACGACCAAATTTTAAAGTTTGTTAAACAAGCCGATGAAGTGTGGCATGCTGGTGATATAGGAGATCTAAATGTTACTGATACTATAAAAAATATTAAACCATTACGTGCGGTATATGGAAATATTGACAATAATGAAGCGAGAATGGAATTTCCATTAGATAATAGATTTATTGTTGAAAACGTAGATGTTTGGATTACTCATATTGGCGGATACCCAAATAAATATAATTTTAGAATTCGAGAAGAGATAAAAGCGAATCCTCCAAAAATTTTTATCAGTGGTCATTCACATACACTCAAAGTTCAATTTGATAAAAAATTAAACTTGTTACATCTAAATCCTGGAGCTGCTGGAAAACAAGGGTTTCATCAAATAAGAACTATGTTACGTTTTATTATAGACAAAAATGATATAAAGGATATGGAAGTAATTGAATTAGGAAAACGAGGTTAACTTAATCAGGAATAGGAATATTGATATAAATTCTAGTACCAGTTTTATTAGATGATTTTATATCAAAAATACCTTTCATCATTTTTATTCTAGCATCAATTTGACTTAACCCCAAACCATCTTTTTGAGTTATTTCATTAATATCAAAACCTTCACCATCATCAAAAATAATAATTTGTAGTTTACCATTAGATTGCTCTAATTTAATAGTTGCATTATTAGCATTACTATGCTTTAAAATATTATTAATTAATTCTTCTATAATATTGTGTACTTTAATTTCAAAACTTTGTTGATATCTACCTATGTTTTTTGATTCACTAGAAAAATTTAATTCAGAATTTGAATATTTTTCGCACAAGTCTTCAACAGCAGAGTTAACCCCAAATCTTAACAAGACTGAAGAAATTAACTTGTGCGATAAATCTCTTATTTTATCAGTTGCTTCATTTATTATTACCTGAGATTTTGAAATCTCTTTTGGTGCTTTTTCTTTTAATTCTGTTTGTGCAGCCTGCAGGTGCATACTAGCAGATGACAATAAGGTGCTAACACTATCATGTAAAATTTCAGCTATATGCTTTCTTTCTGATTCTTTTGCATCTATTGTAGCGTTTAAAATTTTAATCTGAGATTCATTTTGCAATTGCTCTATTTTACGCTGTTGTAGTAATTTTTGTTGTTGATATTCTAACTTTAAATTCTTTTTTTTCAACCTATGATCCCTATACATCAACCATAAAAAACCTAATAATATACATGACACAATACCAGATACATATAACCACATCTCGGCTTTTTCTCTTTTTACAGCTTCAGTTTCTGCAAGTTTATCTTTTTCTAAACTATTGTATTTAGCCTCAATAGTATTAACTTTACTTTCTAGGTTTTCAGTAATTAATTCCTTTTCTATAGTTGTACTTTCAAACAAATAGTCATAAGCTTCTTGGTGTTTGCCTTGCATATAAAACACTTGCGAAATATTATCTAAAGTTATTGCTTTAATTTCTTTTGCTTTTAATTCTTTTTTATCTTTTAAAAGATCATAAGCTTCAAAGTAATATTTATTAGCTTTAATTAAATTATTACTATACATATTAATTGAACCTAAATTAGACAAAACTCCAGCTATTTTAAGAACATCATTCTTGTTTTTAAGAAGTTCTAAAGCTTTCAAACCATAACTTTCTGCTTTTTCAAATTCATTATTTAATAAAGAGACACCTATCAAATTACTATATGTTGTAGCTAATAATTCTTTATCTAAAATCGTTTTAGGATGAAAACTAATAGTCTTGTTATAATAATATTTTGCAGAATCAATTACTTGCTTTGTTTGATAAATACTTCCCAAAGTAAAATTTGAAATACTTATATCTAATGAATCCTTTCTAAAATATGCATTTTTTAAAGCTAGTTTTGAATATTCTAGTGCTTTTGCATAATTTTTATTTATAGAAAAAATGTTGCTTATATCTTGTGAATATTTTGAGTAATATTTAGAATTCTCATAATCTTGTAGTTCAGAAAACTCACTTAATAGCAGGTTTAAAGATTTCTCATAATTTTCTTTTTCAAGATAAATTTTTGATTGATAATAATTAATTTTTACTCTCTTTAAAACAGAATCTTTTACTTGAATATCTTGTGCTTTAATAATCTTTTTTTGAGCTGTGTCATAATCTTTGTTTTTAATACTTTTTTGAATCTCTTCTATCAATGAATCAATAGAAAAATCTTGAGTATACCCTAAATGATTACTTAATATAAATAAACTTAAAATCGCTATTTTTCTCATCTTCTCCATATTCCATTTATTTATTCTTCACTATTAGCAATAGGTACGTCAATATATATTTGAGTACCCTTAATATTTGATGAATCAATTTTAAAAACTCCTTTCATTATTTTAATTCTTGCATCAATCTGACTTAAACCTAGTCCATCTTTTTGCAAAATTTCATCCACATTAAAACCATCGCCATTATCAGAAATCTGTATCTTTAAATTGTCATCTATTTGTTCTAATTTAATAAATGCTTTATTTGCATTACTATGTTTCAATATATTATTGACTAACTCTTCAATAATGTTATGAATCTTAATTTCAAAACTTTGCTCATACCTTTGAATATCTACACCTTCACAAGTAAAAGATAATTCAGAATTTGAATATTTATCACATAAATCTTCTACAGCCGAGTTTAAACCAAATTTTAATAAGACTGAAGAAATTAACTTATGAGATAAGTTCCTAATTTTATCTGATGCTTCACTAATAATTACTCCTATTTTATTTACTTCTTCAGGTGCAGTATCTTTTAATTGTGCCTTCACAGCGTATAAGTGCATATTCGCAGAAGACAATAACGAACTAACACTATCATGTAAAATTTCTGCAATATGTCTTCTTTCAGCTTCCTTAGCGTCTAACGTTGCATTTAAAATTTTTATTTGGGCTTCATTTTGAATTCGTTCCATTTTTCGCTCCTGAACTAAACTTTCTTGTTGATGTTCAAGTATTAAATTTTTCCTTTTTAATTGTTGAGCTCGGTAAATTAGAGCTAAAAACCCAAGAACAATGGCAGAAGCAATACCAAGAACATACAACCAAAATTCTGCTTTTTCTCTTTTGTTTTTTTCAATAGCAGCCAACTTTTCAGTTTCTGAAAAATTAAACTTTGCTTCAATCTCAGAGTATTTTTCATTATTAACTGATTCAGTTAATGAATCCTTATATTTTTCAAATCGAATTCTATCTATATAAGCATCTTTATATTTTCCTTTCCTAAAATTTAAATCTGCCAAATTACCTAAAAACACTTCTTTATAATATTTTGAATTGTAATCTGATCTATCATTAACTATACTTAATCCCTTTAAATAATACTCCTTTGACTTCTCATAATCTTTTTGTCTAATATTAATTGCTCCTAAAGTATTTAAAACACTTGCAGCTTCTAATGAATCGCCTTCAGATAAATAAATATCTAAAGATTTAACACTATATATCTCTGCAGATTTATTATCCTCAGTATAATAATGGTAGCCTGCTATATTTGAGTAAATTGATGCTAAAAAAATCTTATTTCCTCCCATTTTTGGAAAGAATTTAATTGCATCCTCATGATATATCAGTGAACTATCTTTATGGATTTGAGCGATACTATCTTTTATACTATTTCTTCCTCTTTTATTATCTTGAAATTTTCTTAGATGAATTCCACCAATAGCATACAACCCTTTACTTATATTTAATGAGTCGTTATTTTTTTTTGAACTATTTAACAATTCCCTAAAATATAATAACGCTTTTGAATAGTTTTTAATTTTCGAAAAATTCTGCCCAATTTCAAAATTATAATCTGACACATAGTTATTTAACCCATAATCTTCTGCTTTAGCAAGCCCTTTTAAAAGAACTTCTACAGCTTCTTCATCTCGATTAATAGTTTTATAAAATTTTGCTAATTTTAAATCAATCTTTAAGTTTAAAGAATCAATTTTATAACTAGAAGTCGTTTTTAAATAATTAATTAAAGCCTCAGCTGATTCATATTTTTCTTCAATAATTTTAGTGTCAATGATTTTAATTAAAGAATCTAATTCTGAATTTTTCTGTGAAAAAATAATAGTAGTATTGAGAAACAATACTACTATTAAATACTTTAAAAAAATATTTTTCATTTAATATATTGGGTAAAGTAACTTAAGGCTTAATTATAATATTTGGGTCGGGGTTTATAGGATCACCTTTTCCCAAACTACCTGCATGATGCTGAAAAAATTGTATTTGTAAAGGTGTTGCCCCTTTTATATTTTTATCATTATCGCCACCTTTGGCAGAAGAATCATATGTAAGATTAATGATATTAATATCATTCTTAGTCGTAATTGCAACTTTCACACCTTTTGGGACTTTAAATTTTAATTTGTAATCTCCTTTTTTATCGGAAGAAATACTATAAGATTCTAACATTGTTGACATAGTAAATAGGTTTAGATTAATTTATTTTTATAAGCATAAACCGCCAATCCTACGGCGTTTTTCACTTTAAGTTTCTTAATTAAATTCTTTCTATGTGTTTCCACTGTATTAACACTAATAAAAAGTGAATCAGAGATTTCTCTAGTGCTATACTCTTGTCCAATTAATATTAAAATTTCTTTTTCTCTATCAGTTAGTGAACTAAAAAATGTACCGTCTTGATGATTACTTAAATCTTTACCATCACTAGAGAATGAAGAAACAATAATGTCTTGGATGCTTTTACTAAAGTATTGCTCTCCTTTACTTACTGTTTTTATTGCTTCCACAATCTGCTCTCCAGCACATTTTTTAGCCAAAAAACCTTTAGCTCCGATTTTCATAACCTCTTTAACTAGTTTAACATCATCATAGCTTGACAAAATAACTATATGAGGTCTTGAATCTCGTTTTTTGAATTCTTGCAATACCTTAATACCATCAACTTTTGGCATGTTTATGTCTAGTACTAAAACATCCGACGAATTTGTATTGTACCATTCTAAAACTTCTTCTCCGTTTAACGAACTTCCAACAACTTCAATTTCGCTTTCTGTTTTCAATACAGCCTTAATACCATCTATTAATACATTATGGTCATCTGCGATATGAACTCTTATCTTTTTCAATTTTCCCATTTCAAAGGTATTTCAAAATATTAAAGTAGGCAATCACGCATTCCGTGATATTTCCTTCTCACGGTTTTCCGTGAGCTGTATTTGTTAATTTATTGATAATAAATATACAATAAAAAAACCATTCGTCTTCACGAATGGTTTTAAAGCACTAAATATACTAGTTACTAGTTTTACCTCAATCTATCAACAGATTTTACAAGGTCTTCATCTTTCTTTATCGCTTTATTTGCCATGACTAACAAAATAATAGCAATAATTGGAAGAATCAACCCAATACCTTTCTTAGAAACCAAAGTTTCTCCAGATAAATTTAGCGATTGATATATTAGCAATCCTAATAAAATAAGATTTGTCAAAATATTTAAACGTCCCAAAACAAATTGCAATTGTCTATTTTTAAATAAAAAAATTGCAACTAATGATAAAATTGCTGAACCTATAAATAGTATAGGAATCAATTTTAACAGCAAACTATCGGTTGAAAAAGCATCTTTTGCAAAGAATACTGTTCCATCAACCTTTATCCATAAATTGAAAATAAAAATCAATCCACTGCTTATAATTGCAGCCAGTAAAAGATATATTGTTTGAATTCGTTGAATCATTTTTATTTTTTGGTTTACAAAAGTAAACTAATCTTTTATATCATAAAAACTTTAATATTAAATTTATTTCATATATTTGCTAACTCTTCTTATAGAGAATTGCAAAAGAGCAATTTAATTCAACAAACAATCAATCATATATTACTTATAGTATTTCTTATATCTAATATTTATTTAATCATAATCATACATAATGTTTGAAATTTCACAACTCAAGGAAAAATCCCTAGTTGAACTACAAGAAATTGCTAAAACTATTGGACTCCCAAAATTTAGTCAATTAAAAAAATTAGATCTTGTATATCAAATTCTAGATCACCAAGCTGCTAATCCGGTAGCTGTAACTAGTATAGTAGAAAAGCCAAAGCGAAAAAGAATGGCTGCACCAAAAACCGAAGCGAAAAAATCAGATTCTGATAATAAAACACCAGAAACTAAGGTAGCAACTCCAAAAACAGTAAGAAAAAGAGTTAAGAAAACCCCGACACCAGTTGCAGAAGTTAAGACTGAAGTAGTCGCTACTGATAATGTTGAAATAGTTTCTAAAGCTCCAGTTCAAAGAAAACCTGTTCAAAAACAAAATAATCCCAATCAGAAACAACCAGCATCTGCGAATAAGACTGCACATGTTAAGAAGACTGATCAAAGTTCTAAAAACGAACAAGATCCTAAAACTGAACATAACAAAAATAGAAAACCTCAAAAAGAGCAAAAACAACCTTACAAGAAAAATGGTAACAGATATCGTGATCCTGATTATGAGTTTGACGGAATCATAGAAAGTGAAGGTGTACTAGAAACAATGCCTGATGGTTACGGTTTCTTGAGATCTTCAGATTACAACTACCTTTCTTCTCCTGATGATATATATGTATCACAATCTCAAATAAAATTATTTGGGTTAAAAACTGGTGATACAGTTAAAGGTAATGTTCGCCCTCCTAAAGAAGGTGAAAAATATTTCCCATTAATTAGAGTTTCAAAAATAAATGGTTTAAACCCAAATGTTGTTCGTGATCGTGTAGCATTTGAGCACTTAAAGCCTTTATTTCCAGACGAAAAATTAAATTTAGAATTGAAAGGAAACAAATCGACTCGTATAATTGACTTATTTGCTCCTATTGGTAAGGGTCAACGTGGTATGATTGTTTCTCAACCGAAAACAGGTAAAACAATTTTATTAAAAGATATTGCTAATGCAATATCTCAAAATCACCCAGAAGTATATCAAATTATTTTATTAATCGACGAACGTCCAGAGGAGGTTACTGATATGCAACGAAATGTTAAAGGTGAAGTTGTAGCTTCTACTTTTGATGAACCAGCTGATAAACATGTACGTGTTGCTAATATTGTTTTAGACAAGGCAAAAAGACTTGTAGAATGTGGTCATGATGTTGTAATATTATTAGATTCTATCACTCGTTTAGCAAGAGCTTATAATACTGTTGCTCCTGCCTCAGGAAAAATACTTTCTGGTGGTATTGATGCTAATGCACTACACAAACCAAAACGCTTTTTTGGTGCAGCAAGAAATATTGAAGGTGGTGGTTCATTGTCAATTATCGCTACTGCTTTAACAGATACTGGCTCTAAAATGGATGAGGTGATTTTTGAAGAGTTTAAAGGTACTGGTAACATGGAATTGCAATTGGATAGAAACATTGCAAACCGTAGAATTTATCCAGCTGTTGACTTGGTTAAATCAAGCACACGTAGAGATGATTTGTTATTAGACGAAAAGACTTTACAACGCATGTGGGTTCTTAGAAAATATCTTGCAGATATGAATCCTATTGAAGCTATGGAATTCTTAAGTGATAGAATGAAAACTACACTTAATAATGATGAATTTTTAATGTCTATGAATGGATAATGAATTCATTGTAATAAAAAAATAAGCATCTCATAATAGAGGTGCTTTTTTTATGCATTTACATTTTAGTTTTAAAATATTAGCCCCCAAAGGCTATTTCCAAAATAAGTATAAATTGAAACTAAAATTATTTCTCCTATAAAAACTCCTATAAATAAATTCTTAAAGGGCATTTTAATTAAACCTGAGGCATAGCACATTAGGTCTGTTGGGACAAATGGAAAAAATGACCATAGAATTACATAATAAATTGATTTTGGATGTCTCAACTTCTTTTTCCAATGAGAAATTTTATTTGGAAACTTTTTCTTGAAGTAGTTACTAAACCCTAAAATATCTGAAAAAAAATATAATGAAGTTGCTGAAAGCATGATTCCACACATTGAAATTAGTAAAACCCATAATAATTTGTCGGGAAATAATATTGCGCCGCTTAAAACAAATGGTGTACTTGGAATTAAAAAGAAACCCCTAATTAATGAAAGGATAATATAAACAATCATCATTTCATTTTTAAATTTACTTATAAATTCAACAAGAAAGTCTGTTGTAAAAATTGAAGGTTGAATCACATATAGTGTTAAAAAGAAAACTAGAAATAGAATCCAAATTATAACGGCAGATTTCTTAATGTAATTTAACATAATAAATTTAAAGTTAATTATCACACATAGATGACACTATAATAGTGACGATTACGCCATAAAAAAGTTACATATTGTGCAAAAAAAAGCGTTTCTAAATAGAAACGCTTTTTTTAAATATAAATTTATTCTTAATACATTGACGACCTATAATCCTCAATTTCATAAGATGATTTTAATGAATTAAAAATTTGTCCAGATCTACCTTTAACTTTAGAAGCAATTCTATTACGATTTGACTCATAGTTTGGCATTTCTGGTGCTGCCTCTACTTTATCTACTTGAATAGCAAACACACCCTTATTACCTTCTAAATTATTAATAAGTTTCCCTTCAGGTGCACCCATCATAGCACCTACAATTGCTGGTTCAGAACCTACTCCTGAAATTGTTGGGCTTAATAAGGTAATACTCGAAGCCGTTTTTACTGATGTTGCATTATTTTGAGCGATTTCATCTATAGATGAACCATTCATCTTATCAGCAATAAGTTTTGCCTTCTTTCTTTTTAATAAAATTGGTCTAACTTTATTTATAACACTTGCAACTGGCGCTAAACCTTTAGGAGTTTTAGCATTTAAAACTGCAACTACATATCCACTTTCTATTTCAAAACGTTTGACATCTTTTACTTCAGTTTCATTTTCAAATGTCCAGTTAACAATTTGTCTTTGGTTATTTAATAAACCTGGCACTTTTTCATCAAGAACTTTTAAACCAACTGCAGGCAAAACTCTATATGACTTTTCTTTTGCCAAAGTTGAAATATCTTGTCCTTTAGATAATTCTGATGCAAATGTTTCAGCATCTAAATAAAATTTATTTTCAGTATCAATAGACGGTGTAATTTCTCTTGCAAGAGATGTCAATTGAATTGCTGTTTGAACATTTTTTTGATCTTCAACTTTAATAATTTGATAACCAAATTGTGTTTCAACAACATCAATTGAACCTTTTTTATTTTCAAATAGAAACTCAGCAAAATCTCTATCAAAACCTTGACCGTAAGCAGCATCTTTAGTTACCCATCCTAATTCACCACCTTTACCACGCGAACCG contains:
- a CDS encoding metallophosphoesterase family protein, coding for MKKILLLSDTHSYIDDQILKFVKQADEVWHAGDIGDLNVTDTIKNIKPLRAVYGNIDNNEARMEFPLDNRFIVENVDVWITHIGGYPNKYNFRIREEIKANPPKIFISGHSHTLKVQFDKKLNLLHLNPGAAGKQGFHQIRTMLRFIIDKNDIKDMEVIELGKRG
- a CDS encoding tetratricopeptide repeat-containing sensor histidine kinase, giving the protein MEKMRKIAILSLFILSNHLGYTQDFSIDSLIEEIQKSIKNKDYDTAQKKIIKAQDIQVKDSVLKRVKINYYQSKIYLEKENYEKSLNLLLSEFSELQDYENSKYYSKYSQDISNIFSINKNYAKALEYSKLALKNAYFRKDSLDISISNFTLGSIYQTKQVIDSAKYYYNKTISFHPKTILDKELLATTYSNLIGVSLLNNEFEKAESYGLKALELLKNKNDVLKIAGVLSNLGSINMYSNNLIKANKYYFEAYDLLKDKKELKAKEIKAITLDNISQVFYMQGKHQEAYDYLFESTTIEKELITENLESKVNTIEAKYNSLEKDKLAETEAVKREKAEMWLYVSGIVSCILLGFLWLMYRDHRLKKKNLKLEYQQQKLLQQRKIEQLQNESQIKILNATIDAKESERKHIAEILHDSVSTLLSSASMHLQAAQTELKEKAPKEISKSQVIINEATDKIRDLSHKLISSVLLRFGVNSAVEDLCEKYSNSELNFSSESKNIGRYQQSFEIKVHNIIEELINNILKHSNANNATIKLEQSNGKLQIIIFDDGEGFDINEITQKDGLGLSQIDARIKMMKGIFDIKSSNKTGTRIYINIPIPD
- a CDS encoding tetratricopeptide repeat-containing sensor histidine kinase → MKNIFLKYLIVVLFLNTTIIFSQKNSELDSLIKIIDTKIIEEKYESAEALINYLKTTSSYKIDSLNLKIDLKLAKFYKTINRDEEAVEVLLKGLAKAEDYGLNNYVSDYNFEIGQNFSKIKNYSKALLYFRELLNSSKKNNDSLNISKGLYAIGGIHLRKFQDNKRGRNSIKDSIAQIHKDSSLIYHEDAIKFFPKMGGNKIFLASIYSNIAGYHYYTEDNKSAEIYSVKSLDIYLSEGDSLEAASVLNTLGAINIRQKDYEKSKEYYLKGLSIVNDRSDYNSKYYKEVFLGNLADLNFRKGKYKDAYIDRIRFEKYKDSLTESVNNEKYSEIEAKFNFSETEKLAAIEKNKREKAEFWLYVLGIASAIVLGFLALIYRAQQLKRKNLILEHQQESLVQERKMERIQNEAQIKILNATLDAKEAERRHIAEILHDSVSSLLSSANMHLYAVKAQLKDTAPEEVNKIGVIISEASDKIRNLSHKLISSVLLKFGLNSAVEDLCDKYSNSELSFTCEGVDIQRYEQSFEIKIHNIIEELVNNILKHSNANKAFIKLEQIDDNLKIQISDNGDGFNVDEILQKDGLGLSQIDARIKIMKGVFKIDSSNIKGTQIYIDVPIANSEE
- a CDS encoding response regulator; protein product: MGKLKKIRVHIADDHNVLIDGIKAVLKTESEIEVVGSSLNGEEVLEWYNTNSSDVLVLDINMPKVDGIKVLQEFKKRDSRPHIVILSSYDDVKLVKEVMKIGAKGFLAKKCAGEQIVEAIKTVSKGEQYFSKSIQDIIVSSFSSDGKDLSNHQDGTFFSSLTDREKEILILIGQEYSTREISDSLFISVNTVETHRKNLIKKLKVKNAVGLAVYAYKNKLI
- a CDS encoding DUF4293 family protein, producing MIQRIQTIYLLLAAIISSGLIFIFNLWIKVDGTVFFAKDAFSTDSLLLKLIPILFIGSAILSLVAIFLFKNRQLQFVLGRLNILTNLILLGLLIYQSLNLSGETLVSKKGIGLILPIIAIILLVMANKAIKKDEDLVKSVDRLR
- the rho gene encoding transcription termination factor Rho, with translation MFEISQLKEKSLVELQEIAKTIGLPKFSQLKKLDLVYQILDHQAANPVAVTSIVEKPKRKRMAAPKTEAKKSDSDNKTPETKVATPKTVRKRVKKTPTPVAEVKTEVVATDNVEIVSKAPVQRKPVQKQNNPNQKQPASANKTAHVKKTDQSSKNEQDPKTEHNKNRKPQKEQKQPYKKNGNRYRDPDYEFDGIIESEGVLETMPDGYGFLRSSDYNYLSSPDDIYVSQSQIKLFGLKTGDTVKGNVRPPKEGEKYFPLIRVSKINGLNPNVVRDRVAFEHLKPLFPDEKLNLELKGNKSTRIIDLFAPIGKGQRGMIVSQPKTGKTILLKDIANAISQNHPEVYQIILLIDERPEEVTDMQRNVKGEVVASTFDEPADKHVRVANIVLDKAKRLVECGHDVVILLDSITRLARAYNTVAPASGKILSGGIDANALHKPKRFFGAARNIEGGGSLSIIATALTDTGSKMDEVIFEEFKGTGNMELQLDRNIANRRIYPAVDLVKSSTRRDDLLLDEKTLQRMWVLRKYLADMNPIEAMEFLSDRMKTTLNNDEFLMSMNG
- a CDS encoding TVP38/TMEM64 family protein — encoded protein: MLNYIKKSAVIIWILFLVFFLTLYVIQPSIFTTDFLVEFISKFKNEMMIVYIILSLIRGFFLIPSTPFVLSGAILFPDKLLWVLLISMCGIMLSATSLYFFSDILGFSNYFKKKFPNKISHWKKKLRHPKSIYYVILWSFFPFVPTDLMCYASGLIKMPFKNLFIGVFIGEIILVSIYTYFGNSLWGLIF